One window from the genome of Haladaptatus paucihalophilus DX253 encodes:
- a CDS encoding penicillin acylase family protein: MDDDITRRALVGAILGGTAVGGSLSPVRSYLRRFAPLSGSAWESATDDVNESVESEYGSAKLRYDEDGVPNITAETETGLYFAVGYAQARDRLFQLDLQRRLMRGQVAAVVGGLAADSDEFHVQMDFAGAADATWDHIADSEPEAAEPVRAFSAGVNAYIENEPLPLEFGLLEYEPARWTPEDTMLLEKQISWTLTGSFLPLRRAKVASALGPDAATDLYPERLDHDSPIIRGKDEGKANEGTTANDISRRNEATDSEAVGAPLLDWLGGFERDHGIGSNSWLVSGKHTKSGAPIVSNDPHLSLMAPPVWYEMNLEQGDMRVRGVTFPGVPFVVIGENHAGAWGFTNAGADVIDFYRYETDGNRYRYDGEWREFETEEREIEVADGENRTATVRKTVHGPVLEREGYRVGVAWTGHTATNTTAAIREYARSDGVEDFRAATRGFDEPTQNLIYADRDGNTLYYVTGKIPRRTVDGEEVRGDRIFDGSAGEGEWKGFEPFGVSSWEGFVPFEDKPHVTDPDLIATANQRITDDPYLSEGYSSPYRGQRIYELLDEKAKAGAMDVKTMAEIQDDTLDKRAETLVPTLLDAAGGADGLESAVQTLSRWNYRMERDSEAALLFVHWFDAFREEALSDAFDEAGLDEDYYPRDWVLAHLDGERWFGSEGRQVAMVRALRTASEKVAEGDDEVYGDYNTTEAITHPFDQSFLNYPVLPTDGSSHTVNNYRKDSAVGSSWRMICPMGGDSKAIVPGGNSGDYFSDHYHDQLRRWANTEYKPLSHEIRGDLAVEFGGDE; this comes from the coding sequence ATGGATGACGATATCACGCGCCGTGCCCTCGTCGGCGCGATACTCGGGGGAACGGCCGTCGGCGGGTCGCTCTCGCCCGTTCGGAGCTACCTCCGGCGCTTCGCCCCCTTGAGCGGGTCGGCGTGGGAGAGCGCGACGGACGACGTGAACGAGTCCGTCGAAAGCGAGTACGGGTCGGCGAAACTCCGCTACGACGAGGACGGCGTGCCGAACATCACGGCCGAAACCGAGACAGGACTCTACTTCGCGGTGGGCTACGCGCAGGCCCGGGACCGGCTGTTTCAACTCGACCTACAGCGTCGGTTGATGCGCGGCCAGGTTGCCGCCGTCGTGGGCGGACTGGCGGCCGACTCCGACGAGTTCCACGTCCAGATGGATTTCGCGGGCGCGGCGGACGCGACGTGGGACCACATCGCCGATTCGGAACCGGAGGCGGCGGAACCCGTCCGGGCGTTTTCGGCGGGCGTGAACGCGTACATCGAGAACGAACCGCTCCCGCTGGAGTTCGGCCTGCTGGAGTACGAACCGGCGCGGTGGACCCCTGAAGACACGATGCTGTTGGAAAAGCAGATTTCGTGGACGCTGACGGGGAGCTTTCTCCCCCTCCGGCGCGCCAAGGTCGCCTCCGCGCTCGGCCCGGACGCCGCGACGGACCTCTACCCCGAGCGACTGGACCACGACTCGCCGATTATCCGCGGGAAAGACGAGGGGAAGGCGAACGAGGGAACGACGGCGAACGATATCTCCCGACGGAACGAGGCGACCGACTCGGAAGCAGTCGGAGCGCCGTTGCTCGATTGGCTCGGCGGCTTCGAGCGCGACCACGGCATCGGGTCGAACAGCTGGCTCGTCTCGGGGAAACACACGAAGAGCGGGGCCCCAATCGTGTCGAACGACCCGCACCTATCGCTGATGGCTCCACCGGTCTGGTACGAGATGAACCTCGAACAGGGCGACATGCGCGTCCGCGGAGTCACGTTTCCGGGCGTCCCGTTCGTCGTCATCGGCGAGAACCACGCCGGAGCGTGGGGGTTCACCAACGCCGGTGCGGACGTCATCGACTTCTACCGGTACGAAACCGACGGGAATCGGTACCGCTACGATGGTGAGTGGCGCGAGTTCGAAACCGAGGAACGGGAAATCGAGGTCGCCGACGGCGAAAACAGGACGGCGACGGTTCGAAAGACGGTCCACGGGCCGGTCCTCGAACGCGAGGGCTACCGGGTCGGCGTCGCGTGGACGGGCCACACGGCGACGAACACGACGGCGGCGATCCGCGAGTACGCCAGAAGCGACGGCGTTGAGGATTTTCGCGCGGCGACGAGGGGATTCGACGAACCCACGCAGAACCTCATCTACGCCGACCGGGACGGCAACACGCTCTACTACGTCACCGGGAAGATTCCCCGCCGAACGGTGGACGGCGAGGAGGTCCGCGGCGACCGGATTTTCGACGGCTCCGCTGGAGAGGGCGAGTGGAAAGGGTTCGAACCGTTCGGCGTCTCGTCGTGGGAGGGGTTCGTCCCGTTCGAGGACAAACCGCACGTCACCGACCCGGACCTGATAGCGACCGCGAACCAGCGAATCACGGACGACCCGTACCTCTCCGAGGGGTACTCCAGCCCCTATCGCGGCCAGCGAATCTACGAACTGCTGGACGAGAAGGCGAAAGCGGGGGCCATGGACGTGAAAACGATGGCGGAGATTCAGGACGACACGCTCGACAAACGGGCGGAAACGCTCGTTCCGACGCTACTGGACGCCGCGGGAGGGGCTGACGGCCTCGAATCGGCGGTTCAAACGCTGTCGCGGTGGAACTACCGGATGGAACGCGATTCGGAGGCCGCCTTGCTGTTCGTCCACTGGTTCGACGCCTTCCGCGAGGAGGCGCTTTCGGACGCCTTCGATGAGGCCGGGTTGGACGAGGACTACTACCCCCGCGATTGGGTGCTGGCGCACCTCGACGGCGAGCGCTGGTTCGGAAGCGAGGGGCGACAAGTGGCGATGGTCCGCGCCCTCCGAACGGCGTCGGAGAAGGTCGCGGAGGGCGACGACGAGGTGTACGGGGATTACAACACGACGGAAGCCATCACGCATCCGTTCGACCAGTCGTTCCTGAACTATCCCGTGCTTCCGACGGACGGGTCGAGTCACACCGTGAACAACTACCGGAAGGACTCCGCGGTCGGCAGCAGTTGGCGGATGATCTGCCCGATGGGAGGCGACTCGAAGGCCATCGTCCCCGGCGGCAACTCGGGCGATTACTTCTCGGACCACTACCACGACCAACTCCGCCGATGGGCGAACACGGAGTACAAACCCCTGTCGCACGAGATTCGCGGCGACCTCGCCGTCGAATTCGGAGGTGACGAATGA
- a CDS encoding 2Fe-2S iron-sulfur cluster-binding protein: MTERDGTAAERDGDGDRHRVELRWRGGGTETVRAAAAESVLEAAERADIGLPFGCRTGACATCTGRLLSGKIEHEREPRALKTDSLADGYVLLCIARPKTDCRIEVGTDVHSDLVTNPWK; this comes from the coding sequence GTGACGGAGCGCGACGGAACGGCCGCCGAACGCGACGGCGACGGCGACCGCCATCGCGTCGAACTTCGGTGGCGCGGAGGCGGAACGGAAACCGTCCGCGCCGCGGCCGCCGAATCGGTGCTGGAAGCGGCCGAGCGAGCGGACATCGGCCTGCCGTTCGGCTGTCGAACCGGCGCGTGTGCCACCTGCACCGGTCGTCTGCTGTCCGGGAAAATCGAACACGAGCGCGAACCCCGGGCGTTGAAAACGGATTCGCTGGCGGACGGCTACGTCCTGCTCTGTATCGCCCGCCCGAAGACGGACTGTCGAATCGAAGTCGGGACCGACGTTCATTCGGACCTCGTGACGAATCCGTGGAAGTAG
- a CDS encoding cytochrome c oxidase subunit 3, translated as MRTETATEEQDHHLPAPEDWPKGFGEASWWPFVSAVGVVGLYVGAGLYVLSHGGNSYVPQIASPVVFVLGTVVFLVGLYGWLYHGFVDHYWYREGGGQTKLRWAMTLFLGTEVATFGAGFVYYFFIRVGTWPPTGQTIPDVMSSLVLINTLILIASSFTLHYSHMSLLRGKRNRFITFLALTILLAFVFLGGQIYEYNLFITHEGFTLTSGVFGSAFFGLTGLHGLHVSLGIVLMCILFVRAAYGQFSSERDTSVTTVTMYWHFVDAVWIFLVVSLYAGATLSG; from the coding sequence ATGCGTACAGAGACGGCGACCGAGGAACAGGACCATCACCTTCCGGCACCCGAAGACTGGCCGAAGGGATTCGGCGAGGCGTCGTGGTGGCCCTTCGTCTCCGCGGTGGGTGTCGTCGGACTGTACGTCGGTGCGGGGCTCTACGTGTTGAGCCACGGCGGAAACTCCTACGTGCCACAAATCGCCAGCCCGGTCGTCTTCGTCCTCGGGACGGTCGTGTTCCTCGTCGGGCTGTACGGCTGGTTGTACCACGGCTTCGTGGACCACTACTGGTACCGGGAGGGCGGCGGGCAGACGAAGCTCCGATGGGCGATGACGCTCTTTCTGGGGACCGAAGTGGCGACCTTCGGAGCGGGATTCGTCTACTACTTCTTCATCCGCGTCGGAACGTGGCCGCCCACCGGCCAGACCATCCCCGACGTGATGAGTTCCCTCGTTCTCATCAACACGCTCATCCTCATCGCAAGCAGTTTCACGCTCCACTACTCGCACATGTCGCTCCTGCGCGGGAAACGGAACCGGTTCATCACCTTCCTCGCGCTGACGATTCTGTTGGCGTTCGTCTTCCTCGGCGGCCAGATTTACGAGTACAACCTGTTCATCACACACGAAGGGTTCACGCTCACCTCGGGCGTGTTCGGAAGCGCCTTCTTCGGCCTGACCGGGTTGCACGGCCTCCACGTCTCGCTCGGCATCGTCCTCATGTGCATCCTGTTCGTCAGGGCGGCGTACGGACAGTTCTCGTCGGAGCGGGACACCTCCGTCACCACCGTCACGATGTACTGGCACTTCGTGGACGCAGTGTGGATATTCCTCGTCGTCTCGCTCTACGCCGGTGCGACGCTTTCCGGCTAG
- a CDS encoding selenium-binding family protein produces the protein MSDTESSESGAHEHHEHHHDVEGPGYATPQAAIEEAERETVAYVPSLYVGTDVDAPDFLSVVDVNPDSDTYTEVIDRVEMPNKGDELHHFGWNACSSSCHVEGLERRHLVVPGQRSSRLHIIDTKDRENPEIVKVIEPEEVYEYDLSAPHTVHCIPDGEILISMLGNEDGDLPGGFLELNDDFEIEGRWDPPGEIEMNYDFWYQPRHNVMVSSEWAAPKTYYPGFDLEDVEAGKYGHKLHFWDWERGQLQQTVDLGEEGMIPLEVRFLHSPEAAHGYVGAALSSNIFHFYEREKEWFAEKVIDIEPREHEDWDMPVPGLITDLLVSMDDRYLFFSNWLHGDVRMYDVSDPSNPRLADQLWAGGLYGPRHPTGEDDRPVVAGPQMLQLSIDGERLYWTTSLFSTWDNQFYPEEGEKGSVMLKADVNPRKGTMTLDEDFLVDFGEMPNGPARAHEIRWPDGDCTSDVWQ, from the coding sequence ATGAGCGATACCGAATCAAGCGAAAGCGGAGCGCACGAACACCACGAACACCACCACGACGTTGAGGGGCCGGGCTACGCGACGCCACAGGCCGCCATCGAGGAGGCGGAGCGCGAGACGGTTGCGTACGTACCGTCGTTGTACGTCGGGACGGACGTCGATGCACCCGACTTCCTGTCGGTCGTGGACGTGAACCCGGACTCGGACACGTACACAGAGGTCATCGACCGCGTGGAGATGCCGAACAAGGGCGACGAACTACACCACTTCGGCTGGAACGCCTGTTCTTCGTCCTGCCACGTCGAGGGGCTGGAGCGACGCCACCTCGTCGTTCCCGGTCAGCGGTCGTCGCGGTTGCACATCATCGACACGAAGGACCGCGAGAACCCGGAAATCGTCAAAGTCATCGAGCCGGAGGAGGTGTACGAGTACGACCTGTCCGCGCCGCACACCGTCCACTGCATTCCCGACGGGGAAATCCTCATCTCGATGCTGGGGAACGAGGACGGCGACCTGCCGGGTGGCTTCCTCGAACTGAACGACGACTTCGAAATCGAGGGGCGCTGGGACCCGCCGGGCGAAATCGAGATGAACTACGACTTCTGGTATCAGCCGCGGCACAACGTGATGGTCTCCTCGGAGTGGGCCGCGCCGAAGACCTACTATCCCGGCTTCGACTTGGAAGACGTCGAGGCGGGCAAGTACGGTCACAAACTCCACTTCTGGGACTGGGAACGGGGACAACTCCAGCAAACCGTCGACCTCGGCGAGGAGGGGATGATTCCGCTGGAAGTCCGGTTCCTGCACAGCCCGGAGGCGGCCCACGGCTACGTGGGCGCGGCGCTCTCGTCCAACATCTTCCACTTCTACGAGCGCGAGAAGGAGTGGTTCGCGGAGAAGGTCATCGACATCGAACCGCGCGAGCACGAGGACTGGGACATGCCCGTGCCGGGTCTCATCACCGACCTCCTCGTTTCGATGGACGACCGCTACCTGTTCTTCTCGAACTGGTTGCACGGCGACGTGCGGATGTACGACGTGAGCGACCCGTCGAACCCGCGCCTCGCCGACCAACTCTGGGCGGGCGGGTTGTACGGCCCGCGCCACCCGACCGGCGAGGACGACAGACCGGTCGTCGCGGGACCGCAGATGCTCCAACTCAGCATCGACGGCGAGCGCCTGTACTGGACCACCTCGCTGTTCTCCACGTGGGACAACCAGTTCTACCCGGAGGAGGGCGAGAAGGGGTCCGTGATGCTCAAGGCCGACGTGAACCCGCGGAAGGGGACGATGACGCTGGACGAGGATTTCCTTGTGGACTTCGGCGAGATGCCGAACGGTCCCGCCCGGGCGCACGAAATCCGGTGGCCCGACGGCGACTGCACGAGCGACGTGTGGCAGTGA
- the rpl7ae gene encoding 50S ribosomal protein L7Ae, whose protein sequence is MPVYVNYDVPADLQDRALDALEVARDTGSVKKGTNETTKAVERGNADLIYVAEDVTPEEIVMHLPELSDEKGIPFIFVETQDDVGHAAGLEVGSAAAAIVDAGEASDDVDDIASKVEELR, encoded by the coding sequence ATGCCAGTATACGTCAATTACGACGTCCCAGCCGACCTGCAGGACCGAGCGCTCGACGCGCTCGAAGTCGCACGGGACACAGGAAGCGTAAAGAAAGGAACGAACGAGACGACCAAGGCTGTCGAGCGCGGCAACGCCGACCTCATCTACGTCGCGGAAGACGTTACGCCCGAGGAAATCGTCATGCACCTGCCCGAACTCTCCGACGAGAAGGGCATCCCCTTCATCTTCGTCGAGACGCAGGACGACGTCGGTCACGCGGCCGGACTCGAAGTCGGCAGCGCCGCCGCCGCCATCGTTGACGCTGGCGAAGCCAGCGACGACGTGGACGACATCGCCTCGAAGGTCGAGGAACTTCGGTGA
- a CDS encoding helix-turn-helix domain-containing protein, with translation MSVIAEFTIPTEQFALSDAFDAIPNMAVEIERMVAHPANRILPYIWVCGGTATIVEEELRADPTTVAVTKLTEIPYGSLYRVEWSDETKTTVEDVLKSDPVILTGTAAKEGWDFQMRFEHRDHISKLQADLTHHDVTVELKRLHTPETPTVDGQFLLTAKQRVALNAALDAGYFEVPRKTNLSELAEQLDISQQALSKRLRRAHRTVSRHILTTGPDEILDDRQD, from the coding sequence ATGAGCGTCATCGCCGAATTCACGATACCCACCGAGCAGTTCGCGCTCTCCGACGCCTTCGACGCGATTCCGAACATGGCCGTCGAAATCGAGCGCATGGTCGCACATCCCGCGAACCGTATTCTCCCCTACATCTGGGTGTGTGGCGGGACGGCGACAATAGTCGAGGAGGAACTTCGTGCCGACCCGACGACGGTTGCGGTGACGAAACTCACCGAAATCCCGTACGGGTCGCTCTATCGCGTCGAGTGGTCCGACGAGACGAAAACGACCGTCGAGGACGTACTGAAAAGCGACCCCGTCATCCTCACCGGAACCGCCGCGAAGGAGGGGTGGGATTTTCAGATGCGATTCGAACACCGCGACCACATCTCGAAGCTTCAAGCCGACCTGACGCATCACGACGTGACGGTCGAACTGAAGCGGTTGCACACGCCCGAGACGCCGACCGTCGACGGGCAGTTTCTCCTGACGGCGAAACAGCGCGTGGCGTTGAACGCCGCACTCGACGCGGGCTACTTCGAGGTGCCGAGGAAGACGAACCTGAGCGAACTCGCCGAACAGCTCGACATCAGCCAGCAGGCGTTATCGAAACGACTACGACGGGCGCACCGGACGGTGAGCCGTCACATCCTCACGACCGGGCCGGACGAAATCCTCGACGACCGGCAGGATTAA
- a CDS encoding 30S ribosomal protein S28e, whose amino-acid sequence MSAEETGQEDSTSAEVIEIVGKTGMHGEAMQVKCRIREGSNQGRIITRNCLGPVREGDVLQLRETAREADSIGGQ is encoded by the coding sequence ATGAGTGCTGAAGAGACCGGACAGGAGGACTCCACCTCCGCCGAGGTCATCGAAATCGTCGGTAAGACGGGGATGCACGGCGAGGCCATGCAGGTCAAATGCCGCATCCGCGAAGGCAGCAACCAAGGGCGAATCATCACTCGCAACTGTCTCGGACCGGTCCGAGAGGGCGACGTGCTCCAGTTGCGAGAGACCGCACGCGAGGCAGACTCCATCGGAGGACAATAA
- a CDS encoding 50S ribosomal protein L24e — protein MPQTRECDYCGNDIEPGTGTMFVRVDGTTIHYCSAKCEKNADLGREPRDLEWTEQGQAESGNE, from the coding sequence ATGCCACAGACGCGAGAGTGTGATTACTGCGGAAACGACATCGAGCCCGGTACGGGAACGATGTTCGTCCGCGTAGACGGAACGACCATCCACTACTGCTCGGCGAAGTGCGAGAAGAACGCCGACCTCGGCCGCGAACCGCGCGACCTCGAATGGACCGAGCAAGGCCAAGCAGAGAGTGGTAACGAATGA
- a CDS encoding HalOD1 output domain-containing protein has translation MDVAELEEGADFTYDISPDETITEGIVTATAAVTNARTNDMPPLYETVDTDALDELFADSWSGRARNTGRVTFTYCGYEVVVLSNGRILIEATSR, from the coding sequence ATGGATGTTGCCGAACTGGAGGAGGGTGCCGATTTTACGTACGACATCTCCCCCGACGAGACTATTACCGAGGGAATCGTCACCGCGACGGCAGCGGTGACGAACGCTCGAACGAACGACATGCCACCGCTCTACGAGACGGTCGATACCGACGCGCTCGACGAGCTGTTTGCTGATAGTTGGAGTGGACGCGCGAGAAACACGGGACGGGTTACATTTACCTATTGTGGGTACGAAGTGGTCGTTCTTAGTAACGGCCGCATTCTCATCGAGGCGACCTCTCGATGA
- the tmcA gene encoding tRNA(Met) cytidine acetyltransferase TmcA produces MNVSSLATSLREEARRTNERRLLVLAGNRDEGYELARNVLSAAGIPEKATAQVGPRRIVDCERVSQRRAGELLGTTHEAVVFDAHDELRPNALGRVVGAVDGGGLFVLLTPPLDAWPTRRDDFDATLAVPPFGVEDVTGNFRRRFVSLLRDHRGIAIVNADSETVEDDGLTHPAPRLADTDHEGAPENAVLDAFPHAAADACLTDDQLSAVSAFEALRDPNTAVVAEADRGRGKSSAAGIAAACFAAEGDDVLVTARSYRSAREVFVRAAALLDSMDELADTDHDPPTRVTANSGGSVRYEKPTDVIERVGPKGQRNSHDGPEGRQRDHADIVFVDEAAALPVRMLERFLRFSRVAFTTTIHGYEGAGRGFSVRFRDRLDESDHDVTDVTLAEPIRYAPGDPIEVWAFRALALDARPAVDPLVTEATPDGTEYLALDADDLLADENLLRETFGLLVLAHYRTEPADLARLLDAPNVAVRALRWNGHVVSVALLAREGDLPADVREHMYDGGRVKGNMLPDVLTTQLRDFDAGIPVGMRIMRIATHHAVRSSGLGSRLLAEIRRECSDLDWLGTGFGATPELLRFWRENGYRTVQLSTTRNDASGEYSALMFDPISPSGNDLYERHARRFAARIASVLSDALADMDPDVVRESLRATDADVETSLTDWEWRLVAASAYGPGQFDHGPAPFRRLVVKQLVDPADPDALSQRQERLLVRKVLQAHRWPAVADELGFHSAGEAMRALGAAFQPLVDAYGNDAAMEEKRRYSD; encoded by the coding sequence GTGAACGTCTCGTCTCTGGCGACATCGCTCCGTGAAGAAGCTCGACGGACGAACGAGCGTCGCCTCCTCGTCCTCGCGGGAAACCGCGACGAGGGGTACGAACTCGCTCGGAACGTCCTCTCCGCCGCGGGAATCCCCGAGAAAGCGACCGCGCAAGTCGGCCCGCGACGCATCGTGGACTGTGAGCGGGTGAGCCAGCGGCGGGCGGGGGAACTCCTCGGAACGACCCACGAAGCGGTCGTCTTCGACGCCCACGACGAACTCCGCCCGAACGCGCTGGGCCGGGTCGTCGGCGCGGTGGACGGCGGCGGTCTGTTCGTCCTCCTCACGCCGCCGCTCGACGCGTGGCCGACCCGCCGGGACGACTTCGACGCGACCCTCGCGGTCCCCCCGTTCGGGGTCGAGGACGTGACCGGCAACTTCCGACGGCGGTTCGTCTCCCTCCTCCGCGACCACCGCGGCATCGCCATCGTGAACGCGGATTCGGAGACCGTCGAGGACGACGGCCTGACACACCCCGCACCCCGGCTGGCAGACACCGACCACGAAGGAGCGCCGGAAAACGCGGTACTGGATGCGTTTCCGCACGCCGCCGCTGACGCCTGTCTGACCGACGACCAACTGTCGGCGGTCAGCGCGTTCGAGGCGCTCCGCGACCCGAACACCGCGGTCGTCGCCGAGGCCGACAGGGGCCGCGGAAAGTCGAGCGCCGCCGGAATCGCCGCCGCGTGTTTTGCCGCCGAAGGCGATGACGTCCTCGTGACGGCGCGAAGCTACCGGAGCGCCCGCGAGGTGTTCGTCCGCGCCGCCGCCCTCCTCGATTCGATGGACGAACTCGCGGACACCGACCACGACCCGCCGACCCGGGTCACCGCGAATTCGGGCGGGAGCGTTCGGTACGAGAAGCCGACGGACGTTATCGAACGCGTTGGGCCGAAGGGCCAACGTAATTCACACGACGGACCGGAGGGCCGCCAGCGCGACCACGCTGACATCGTGTTCGTGGACGAGGCCGCGGCCCTTCCTGTTCGCATGCTTGAGCGGTTTCTTCGCTTTTCGCGCGTCGCGTTCACGACGACGATTCACGGCTACGAGGGTGCCGGGCGGGGCTTCTCGGTGCGGTTCCGCGACCGACTCGACGAGAGCGACCACGACGTGACCGACGTGACGCTGGCCGAACCCATCCGATACGCGCCGGGCGACCCAATCGAGGTCTGGGCGTTTCGTGCGCTCGCGCTCGACGCCCGACCCGCGGTGGACCCGCTCGTGACCGAGGCGACGCCCGACGGAACCGAGTACCTGGCGCTCGACGCGGACGACCTGCTCGCCGACGAGAACCTGCTCCGCGAGACGTTCGGCCTCCTCGTGTTGGCGCACTACCGAACCGAACCGGCGGATCTCGCCCGACTGCTCGACGCCCCGAACGTCGCGGTGCGGGCGCTCCGCTGGAACGGCCACGTCGTCAGCGTCGCCCTTCTGGCGCGGGAGGGAGACCTCCCCGCCGACGTGCGCGAACACATGTACGACGGCGGGCGCGTGAAGGGCAACATGCTCCCCGACGTGCTGACCACACAACTCCGGGATTTCGACGCCGGTATCCCGGTCGGGATGCGAATCATGCGCATCGCCACCCACCACGCCGTTCGTTCGTCGGGGCTGGGGTCGCGCCTGCTCGCCGAGATTCGCCGGGAGTGTTCCGACCTCGACTGGCTCGGGACGGGGTTCGGCGCGACGCCCGAACTGCTCCGATTCTGGCGGGAGAACGGCTACCGGACGGTGCAACTCTCCACGACGCGCAACGACGCTAGCGGGGAGTACTCCGCGCTCATGTTCGACCCGATTTCGCCGTCCGGAAACGACCTGTACGAGCGCCACGCCCGACGGTTCGCGGCGCGAATCGCCTCGGTGCTCTCGGACGCGCTCGCCGACATGGACCCCGACGTGGTACGGGAATCCCTCCGGGCGACGGACGCGGACGTGGAGACGTCGCTCACCGACTGGGAGTGGCGACTGGTCGCCGCCAGCGCCTACGGGCCGGGACAGTTCGACCACGGCCCCGCCCCGTTCCGACGGTTGGTTGTCAAACAACTCGTCGACCCCGCTGACCCCGACGCGCTGTCCCAACGACAGGAACGCCTGCTGGTTCGAAAAGTCCTCCAAGCCCACCGCTGGCCAGCAGTGGCCGATGAACTCGGCTTTCACTCCGCTGGCGAAGCGATGCGCGCGTTGGGCGCGGCGTTTCAACCGCTCGTGGACGCGTACGGTAACGACGCCGCGATGGAGGAGAAACGACGCTACTCGGATTAA
- the ndk gene encoding nucleoside-diphosphate kinase, whose amino-acid sequence MSERTFVMVKPDGVQRGLIGEIVSRFEDRGLKMVGGKFMQISEELAHDHYGEHEGKPFFDGLVDFITSGPVFAMVWEGQDATRQVRRMMGETDPAESAPGTIRGDFGLDLGRNVIHGSDHEDEGANEREIDLFFDEDELVDYEKIDAEWLYE is encoded by the coding sequence ATGAGCGAACGGACCTTCGTGATGGTCAAGCCCGACGGCGTTCAGCGCGGCCTCATCGGGGAGATCGTCTCCCGCTTCGAGGACCGCGGTCTGAAGATGGTCGGCGGCAAGTTCATGCAGATCAGCGAGGAACTCGCCCACGACCACTACGGTGAACACGAGGGCAAGCCGTTCTTCGACGGCCTTGTCGATTTCATCACCTCCGGCCCAGTCTTTGCGATGGTCTGGGAAGGGCAGGACGCAACGCGACAGGTTCGCCGCATGATGGGCGAAACCGACCCAGCCGAATCCGCCCCGGGCACCATCCGCGGCGACTTCGGTCTCGACCTCGGCCGAAACGTGATTCACGGTTCGGACCACGAGGACGAGGGCGCGAACGAGCGCGAAATCGACCTGTTCTTCGACGAGGACGAACTGGTCGATTACGAGAAGATAGACGCCGAGTGGCTGTACGAGTAA